One genomic region from Phycisphaerae bacterium encodes:
- a CDS encoding zinc ribbon domain-containing protein, giving the protein MPIYEYRCPSCHHLFEELVRSASGGDSVKCPKCGKSRVERRLSVFSAREASPKPSSHAPMGGGCCHCCDPHGSCGLS; this is encoded by the coding sequence ATGCCGATTTACGAGTACCGCTGTCCGTCCTGCCATCACCTTTTCGAGGAGCTGGTACGCTCCGCGTCAGGGGGCGATTCCGTCAAATGCCCCAAGTGTGGCAAATCGCGCGTCGAGCGTCGCTTGAGCGTGTTCTCGGCACGCGAGGCTTCGCCGAAGCCGTCGTCGCACGCCCCGATGGGCGGCGGATGCTGCCACTGTTGCGATCCGCATGGTTCTTGCGGATTGTCCTGA
- a CDS encoding GNAT family N-acetyltransferase: MTRTTVSSLLRSTQAFAQQICDKETLDHGIAFYSERFAGLPEANQFREVYIDDPSNATKAWEQAESWFARQGLRCQRWSPGEGQAIEPLEALLSGRGFEARRFDAMILTQWAELSPSPPQVRVIHARAVRQAYRETFIQSGEGREAVADAYAERLDDPSFDAFVALAEGNPAARATLYQVGDIARVMDVCVLPAYRGLSLEDALLSQALGLARRLAMRTILAQVPVEDEALRTMLGRAGFAEDGSVVEFHRVAE; the protein is encoded by the coding sequence ATGACTCGAACGACGGTCAGCTCCCTGTTGCGGTCAACGCAGGCGTTTGCCCAGCAGATCTGCGACAAGGAGACCCTCGATCACGGCATCGCGTTCTACAGTGAGCGATTCGCGGGCCTGCCGGAAGCGAACCAATTCCGGGAGGTCTACATCGATGATCCCAGCAACGCGACCAAGGCCTGGGAGCAGGCGGAGAGCTGGTTCGCGCGACAGGGGCTCCGCTGTCAGCGGTGGTCACCGGGGGAGGGGCAGGCGATTGAGCCGCTGGAAGCGCTGCTGTCGGGGCGTGGGTTCGAGGCGCGGCGGTTTGATGCCATGATCCTGACACAATGGGCCGAGCTTTCCCCTTCGCCGCCGCAGGTTCGTGTCATTCATGCCCGGGCTGTTCGGCAGGCCTATCGCGAGACGTTCATTCAGAGCGGCGAAGGTCGAGAGGCGGTGGCCGACGCCTACGCCGAGCGGCTGGATGATCCTTCGTTTGATGCATTCGTGGCGCTGGCGGAAGGGAATCCGGCGGCGCGTGCGACCCTGTACCAGGTTGGTGATATTGCCCGGGTCATGGATGTTTGTGTGCTTCCGGCGTACCGCGGACTGAGCCTGGAAGACGCTTTGTTGTCACAAGCACTCGGACTTGCCCGGCGCCTGGCCATGCGCACGATCCTGGCGCAGGTGCCGGTGGAGGACGAGGCACTGCGAACCATGCTCGGGCGGGCCGGATTCGCCGAGGACGGTTCCGTCGTGGAGTTTCATCGTGTCGCGGAGTAG
- the truB gene encoding tRNA pseudouridine(55) synthase TruB — MDGLINLNKPAGISSAKALYRVRSITGQRRSGHGGTLDPAASGVLLLCMGRATRLVELIMDQPKVYRSTARLDVTSESFDADRPLIPVDVPGIPAEADVRRGLGTFEGTIEQVPPAISAVKVGGVPAYRRALRGQNVKLRPRMAQVHWIQLHRLDWPEVEFSMACGRGTYVRALIRDLGVQLGTGGCLTGLVRERIGPFTLDDSWSIEAIRESTGRSDYLIPFEQAEALLRDVPPTIPPRPDR, encoded by the coding sequence GTGGACGGACTGATCAACCTGAACAAACCCGCCGGCATCAGCTCCGCCAAGGCCCTGTATCGGGTCCGATCCATCACCGGACAGCGGCGCAGCGGACACGGAGGAACGCTCGATCCGGCGGCCTCGGGCGTGCTCCTGCTGTGCATGGGACGGGCCACGCGACTGGTCGAGCTCATCATGGACCAACCCAAGGTATACCGGTCCACGGCCCGACTCGACGTCACCAGCGAGAGCTTCGACGCGGATCGACCGTTGATACCCGTTGATGTGCCAGGCATCCCGGCCGAAGCGGACGTGCGCCGTGGACTGGGAACTTTCGAGGGGACGATTGAGCAGGTGCCGCCGGCGATCAGCGCCGTGAAAGTCGGAGGCGTCCCGGCCTACCGTCGCGCTCTCCGCGGGCAGAACGTCAAGTTACGCCCGCGAATGGCCCAAGTCCACTGGATCCAATTGCATCGTCTGGACTGGCCGGAGGTCGAATTCAGTATGGCCTGCGGGCGCGGCACATACGTACGTGCTTTGATTCGTGATCTCGGGGTGCAGTTGGGAACCGGCGGATGCCTGACCGGGCTCGTGCGCGAACGCATCGGACCGTTCACCCTGGACGATTCATGGTCGATCGAAGCCATCCGCGAATCGACTGGCCGATCCGACTACCTGATCCCATTCGAACAGGCGGAAGCACTACTTCGCGACGTGCCGCCCACGATCCCGCCGCGCCCTGATCGCTGA
- a CDS encoding VIT1/CCC1 transporter family protein, giving the protein MNAPDFHLTDQSTRPDSDPAAAGGEAGTAGAVSDAADHIVEARRKAREVLGGEANLSESDDWRRVLVSARDAVILLWLVWVALLGFGHAVLAPWILVALSFGIALVTAVSLARSTYLRVQYFVSELERERREIRERFDHEVDEVRALYAAKGFREPLLSQVVETLSADDDRLLKVMMEEELGLSMHHIQHPLIVGAMNFGSTLAAGLLLSLPLVWLTEHDSQWWMPIGGLALLLVLAVLSAWATRRGVVEFAAASILLSGVSGGIVYLLTSWFAEIAGVAGNG; this is encoded by the coding sequence GTGAACGCACCCGATTTCCATCTCACCGACCAATCCACCAGACCCGATTCCGATCCTGCTGCGGCGGGTGGGGAGGCCGGAACGGCAGGTGCCGTGAGCGATGCCGCCGATCACATCGTCGAGGCGCGGCGGAAGGCGCGGGAGGTGCTCGGTGGCGAGGCCAATCTCTCCGAGAGCGATGACTGGCGACGCGTACTGGTCAGCGCACGCGACGCGGTCATCCTGCTATGGCTCGTGTGGGTGGCGCTGCTGGGATTCGGGCACGCCGTGCTGGCCCCCTGGATTCTGGTGGCGCTCTCGTTCGGGATCGCCCTGGTGACGGCCGTTTCGCTGGCGCGATCGACCTACCTTCGCGTGCAGTACTTCGTATCCGAGCTGGAGCGGGAGCGTCGCGAAATCCGCGAGCGCTTCGACCACGAGGTCGACGAGGTTCGCGCCCTGTACGCCGCAAAGGGTTTTCGCGAGCCACTGCTTAGTCAGGTCGTGGAGACGCTCTCGGCCGACGACGACCGCCTCCTCAAAGTGATGATGGAGGAAGAGCTCGGTCTCTCCATGCACCACATCCAGCATCCGCTGATTGTCGGGGCGATGAACTTCGGCTCGACGCTCGCGGCCGGGCTGCTGCTGTCGCTCCCCCTGGTCTGGCTCACCGAGCATGATTCGCAATGGTGGATGCCGATCGGCGGGTTGGCCCTGCTGCTGGTTCTCGCCGTGCTTTCCGCGTGGGCGACGCGGCGCGGCGTGGTCGAGTTCGCCGCGGCGAGCATTCTGCTCTCGGGTGTCAGCGGCGGAATCGTCTACTTGCTGACGAGCTGGTTCGCGGAAATTGCGGGAGTCGCGGGCAATGGGTGA
- a CDS encoding cation-translocating P-type ATPase — MGDRATTMRRHPTFEASREVFNPILSDEPVLDADGAAVNVFYTPFAQRIENNLELIIAVGAGLSLATAWIVSLAGGPESLRVLFVLLAFAIAGVPALAEVWDKLKQLTIDIDALMLLGACLAAYIGSPFEGALLLFLFALSGGLESFALRRTQRAIVSLRDLAPRFATVLEASGPRRVPLRQVSVGDRVLVRPGEKVPVDGEVVAGASSVNEAAITGESVPRDCGPGDQVFAGTQNLDGRLEVRTVKLAADSTLSRVVQLVTEARHQPATAQRLIDRIGPTYSMAVIVTAVVVGLAGRFIFQLEGNEAVRRGIALLIVASPCALIIATPVAYLAATAAAARRGVLIKGGAFLEAVARSRMFAFDKTGTLTTGRIRLAAVEVDDGLSEGDVLRLAGAIESTSTHPLAVAVADAMRERRIEAPIVEEYSSIPGEGAEGKVEGKRVWIGRPERVMERMAGAATSQESRADRPTSPAAQDLIRRVESLRRQGRTVSAVAIDDRVALLGFEDTVRDGSARCLAGLREQGVSRVEMLTGDHAIVAERVSQSLQLDGFAAALSPEDKVTEARRLRESHGSLVLVGDGVNDAPALAQADVGVALGARGAEIALEAADIVLMGDDIEAVAWLHRHARRTAGIVAQNLTLAIAVITTLSVFAVLGGIPLPLAVIGHEGSTVVVALNALRLLRAPADS; from the coding sequence ATGGGTGATCGTGCGACAACCATGCGACGCCATCCGACGTTCGAAGCCTCGCGGGAGGTCTTCAACCCCATTCTCTCGGACGAGCCGGTACTCGATGCCGATGGCGCGGCCGTCAATGTTTTCTACACGCCGTTCGCACAACGGATCGAGAACAATCTGGAACTGATCATCGCGGTCGGCGCGGGTCTGAGCCTGGCCACAGCGTGGATCGTGAGCCTGGCGGGCGGGCCGGAATCCCTCCGCGTGCTGTTCGTTCTGCTGGCGTTTGCCATCGCCGGCGTCCCCGCGCTGGCGGAAGTCTGGGATAAGCTCAAGCAACTTACCATCGACATCGATGCGCTCATGCTCCTGGGAGCGTGCCTTGCGGCCTACATCGGGAGCCCCTTTGAGGGCGCGTTGCTGCTCTTCCTTTTCGCACTCTCCGGCGGGTTGGAGAGCTTTGCGCTTCGGAGAACGCAGCGGGCGATCGTCTCCCTGCGAGATCTGGCCCCGCGATTCGCGACCGTCCTGGAAGCATCGGGACCGCGGCGCGTACCGCTCCGCCAGGTGAGCGTGGGGGATCGCGTGCTGGTCCGTCCCGGCGAGAAAGTCCCCGTGGACGGCGAAGTCGTTGCCGGAGCGTCGTCGGTGAACGAAGCGGCAATCACGGGCGAGTCCGTTCCCCGAGACTGCGGGCCGGGCGATCAGGTCTTCGCCGGCACGCAAAATCTCGACGGGCGGCTGGAAGTCCGCACGGTCAAGCTCGCCGCCGATTCGACCCTCTCACGGGTGGTGCAACTGGTGACAGAAGCGCGTCACCAGCCCGCCACGGCGCAGCGGCTCATCGATCGCATCGGACCCACATACTCCATGGCGGTGATCGTCACCGCGGTCGTGGTGGGGCTGGCGGGTCGATTCATCTTTCAGCTCGAGGGCAACGAGGCCGTGCGGCGGGGCATCGCCCTGCTCATCGTCGCCAGTCCGTGCGCGCTGATCATCGCCACGCCGGTGGCCTATCTGGCCGCGACGGCGGCGGCCGCGCGGCGCGGCGTGCTCATCAAGGGCGGCGCCTTTCTCGAAGCGGTCGCTCGCTCGCGGATGTTCGCCTTCGACAAGACCGGCACGCTCACCACCGGACGCATTCGCCTTGCCGCGGTGGAAGTCGATGATGGACTTTCGGAAGGTGATGTGCTCCGCCTGGCCGGGGCAATCGAATCCACAAGCACGCACCCGTTGGCGGTCGCCGTGGCCGACGCCATGCGCGAGCGGCGTATCGAAGCGCCAATAGTCGAGGAGTATTCGTCGATCCCCGGCGAAGGTGCAGAGGGCAAGGTCGAAGGGAAACGCGTCTGGATTGGGCGTCCCGAGCGGGTGATGGAGCGGATGGCGGGCGCCGCAACATCGCAGGAGTCGCGTGCGGATCGACCAACGAGCCCGGCCGCACAAGACCTGATTCGACGCGTCGAATCGCTTCGCCGCCAGGGCCGAACCGTTTCGGCCGTGGCGATCGACGACCGCGTCGCGCTGTTGGGCTTTGAAGATACGGTTCGCGACGGGTCCGCGCGATGCCTGGCGGGGCTTCGCGAGCAGGGCGTGTCCCGCGTGGAGATGCTCACCGGCGATCATGCTATCGTGGCCGAGCGCGTTTCGCAGTCGCTGCAACTGGATGGCTTCGCCGCGGCGCTCTCCCCCGAGGACAAGGTTACCGAAGCGCGGCGACTGCGCGAGTCGCACGGCTCGCTGGTACTCGTTGGCGACGGCGTGAACGACGCCCCTGCACTGGCTCAGGCGGATGTCGGTGTCGCGCTCGGGGCTCGCGGAGCGGAGATTGCTCTGGAAGCGGCCGACATCGTTCTCATGGGCGACGACATCGAAGCCGTGGCCTGGCTGCACCGCCACGCCCGCCGCACGGCCGGTATCGTCGCGCAAAATCTCACGCTGGCGATTGCCGTAATCACCACATTGAGCGTATTCGCCGTGCTGGGCGG
- a CDS encoding putative metal-binding motif-containing protein yields MNTQAFRSAARSESRRGFSPSGLGRTLFLLGVLLSLGVGVEARAQCNDTDGDGYGSPGNSQCPNGSATDCNNNNPNIFPGATERCNGVDDNCAGGIDEGFTFNGLDIRDGSPTFGQLVNLPLGAECVLGEGICRAEGTVVCAGNGLSAICNATPGAPQTEGPATSPTCFDLLDNDCDGLIDHEQPVCQTQEFCDGFDNNNNGEIDETFPNLQQPCTAGVGLCARNGFFICAANGLSTVCHVSPGAPISEQDPGGPKCSDGIDNDCDGLTDLNDPDCITAEKCDGLDNNNNGQIDETFPNKGMPCTAGVGACQSPGTFVCKIDGTGTFCNASAKLGSPEGPVGPTCADGIDNDCDGAIDGNDASCAAADVRVTCSLGASICRDCTGWYTLNWTVTGAAPESEITAELLAIDADDNVVATLPVENGDVANLGAFTYSGDCITAKTVGGVHQVFAPVPLLRVHVRDPRTEAVAYCSITPYLDVIQPAGQTIAESAGDIIPVLAAIPLVDPSTLRVLVNGVDVITGIGLDPANDLPGGPYNGNVNINGTPVLVSELFVDVAPPGSPASNTVRMNLSGLGCGNHIVRVTGDLLPGSIQEPPAPWCHMDDLTDKGSAAGLQLDIFTPLEGEVTAGGPTNVTGEVCHGKPIAEVYVNGFFIDPLPGTVVTPGDPELGGGKYEFAFNVNLPQTDYRALLNGNPQVGSFVQGSNLLVVQAIDEDYVSTFEQREFAVGPVIEAVNLGSRGRGPLADDVIVNNAFTIGISKQGLDDFFESFTIVAREFIKDKLETQLNGYTKKQKVENIGCCDPTLDLTITQVDINENDFQVSVTPQQDQITVDITLPQYFFEMTLKGKCCGSTGCGFFCTCARKIDMKVRMRQEATKVSFVVTEDAVKNDAPVTVTFDPGLTQFELKLNDNNSASCGFTIFSILTLGIINLVELFIDAIIPNDFFKEIDVAEQIKELDGNFGDFNEFRFDNDEELPDKNIVLDFALDDVQIDMEGIAASVKAKFIPTILDPAAANFPGTPLTPAPLPIPPITDTSGLPAKGITVGVSDDVFNQLLATLVKTGQLKTEFVDRKVIQSFLTEDCDTLPDTFPLFRRARCIGRTNVEVDGICDTEYPAPILDAGKRTACKDEQEKYRQRLLIPGTAVHIIARLLNPPKIFIDDDPATPNRVECLFRYDQISFALIADRDADTMTLNGSPDTVPACLGLDPSTVTECALWRSCLNVDARMSLERGSFMKPDGKTIPSILIVFDSLSYDLSTGVICGGATTEPDDLVSGTFELPLMDFLADKLRENTPELATEGLSFGGHATFSIDAELISISNSSSDFADYLAITADIAPESP; encoded by the coding sequence ATGAATACGCAAGCGTTTCGGTCGGCGGCCCGCAGTGAGTCCCGTCGGGGATTCTCGCCGTCAGGCCTTGGGAGGACGCTCTTCCTTCTGGGCGTACTGTTATCGCTCGGTGTGGGGGTCGAGGCACGGGCGCAGTGCAACGATACCGACGGCGACGGGTACGGGTCGCCCGGCAACAGCCAATGCCCCAACGGGTCGGCCACGGACTGCAACAACAACAACCCGAACATCTTTCCGGGCGCCACCGAGCGCTGCAACGGCGTGGACGACAACTGCGCCGGCGGTATCGACGAAGGATTCACCTTCAACGGGTTGGACATCCGCGACGGCTCGCCCACCTTCGGCCAATTGGTCAATCTTCCGCTCGGGGCGGAATGCGTGCTGGGCGAGGGCATCTGCCGGGCCGAGGGAACGGTGGTCTGCGCCGGGAATGGTCTGTCGGCGATCTGCAACGCGACGCCGGGCGCGCCTCAGACCGAGGGACCGGCGACCTCGCCGACCTGCTTCGATCTCCTGGACAACGACTGCGACGGCCTGATCGACCACGAGCAGCCGGTTTGCCAGACGCAGGAGTTCTGTGACGGTTTCGACAACAACAACAACGGCGAGATTGACGAGACGTTCCCCAATCTCCAGCAGCCGTGCACGGCGGGCGTGGGGCTCTGTGCCCGAAACGGCTTCTTCATCTGCGCGGCGAACGGGCTCTCGACGGTGTGCCACGTCAGTCCGGGGGCGCCGATATCGGAGCAGGACCCGGGCGGACCCAAGTGCAGCGATGGGATCGACAACGACTGCGACGGCCTGACCGACCTCAATGATCCCGACTGCATCACGGCGGAGAAGTGCGACGGCCTCGACAACAACAACAACGGCCAGATTGATGAGACGTTCCCGAACAAGGGCATGCCCTGCACCGCGGGTGTGGGCGCGTGCCAGTCGCCGGGCACATTCGTCTGCAAGATCGACGGGACGGGGACGTTCTGCAACGCATCGGCCAAGCTGGGCTCGCCGGAAGGCCCGGTCGGCCCGACGTGTGCAGACGGCATCGACAATGACTGCGACGGCGCGATCGACGGCAACGACGCAAGCTGTGCGGCCGCCGACGTGCGCGTGACCTGCTCGCTGGGGGCGAGCATCTGTCGCGACTGCACCGGCTGGTACACGCTCAACTGGACGGTGACGGGCGCGGCCCCAGAGTCGGAAATCACCGCAGAGCTGCTGGCGATCGACGCGGACGACAATGTTGTGGCAACGCTGCCTGTCGAGAACGGCGACGTGGCCAATCTCGGGGCGTTCACGTACAGCGGTGACTGCATTACCGCGAAGACCGTGGGCGGGGTTCACCAGGTGTTTGCACCGGTCCCATTGCTGCGCGTGCACGTGCGCGATCCGCGGACAGAGGCCGTGGCCTATTGCTCGATCACGCCCTACCTCGATGTCATTCAGCCGGCGGGTCAGACGATCGCCGAATCGGCGGGAGACATCATCCCGGTTCTGGCGGCGATTCCGCTGGTCGATCCGTCGACGCTCAGAGTGCTCGTCAACGGGGTGGATGTGATCACGGGGATCGGGCTTGATCCGGCCAACGACCTGCCGGGCGGGCCGTACAATGGCAACGTCAACATCAACGGGACACCGGTCCTTGTTTCCGAGCTGTTCGTGGATGTCGCGCCGCCGGGTTCGCCGGCATCGAATACGGTCCGCATGAACCTCAGCGGATTGGGCTGCGGCAATCACATTGTCCGTGTCACCGGGGATCTGCTGCCGGGCTCGATCCAGGAGCCTCCGGCGCCGTGGTGCCACATGGACGATCTGACGGACAAGGGATCGGCCGCGGGACTTCAGCTTGATATCTTCACCCCGCTGGAGGGTGAAGTCACGGCGGGCGGCCCGACGAACGTGACCGGCGAGGTCTGCCACGGCAAGCCGATCGCCGAGGTATACGTGAACGGGTTCTTCATCGATCCGCTGCCGGGAACGGTGGTTACGCCGGGTGATCCGGAGCTGGGGGGCGGGAAGTACGAGTTTGCGTTCAACGTCAACCTGCCGCAGACGGACTATCGGGCCTTGCTGAACGGTAACCCGCAGGTCGGCTCGTTTGTCCAGGGCAGCAACCTGCTCGTGGTCCAAGCGATAGACGAGGACTACGTGTCCACGTTCGAGCAGCGGGAGTTCGCCGTCGGTCCGGTCATCGAGGCTGTCAACCTGGGCAGCCGGGGTCGGGGTCCGCTGGCGGACGACGTCATCGTCAACAACGCCTTCACCATCGGCATTTCCAAGCAGGGGTTGGATGACTTCTTCGAGAGCTTCACCATCGTGGCCCGGGAGTTCATCAAGGACAAGCTGGAGACGCAGCTCAATGGTTATACGAAGAAGCAGAAGGTGGAGAACATCGGCTGCTGCGATCCGACGCTGGACCTGACCATCACGCAGGTGGACATCAACGAGAATGACTTCCAGGTGTCCGTCACGCCGCAGCAGGATCAGATCACGGTGGACATCACCCTACCGCAGTACTTCTTCGAGATGACCCTCAAGGGCAAGTGCTGCGGCTCGACCGGTTGCGGTTTCTTCTGCACCTGCGCCCGCAAGATCGACATGAAGGTGCGCATGCGTCAGGAGGCGACCAAGGTTTCGTTCGTCGTGACCGAGGACGCCGTGAAGAACGATGCCCCGGTGACGGTGACGTTCGATCCGGGCCTGACGCAGTTCGAGCTGAAGCTCAATGACAACAACAGCGCGAGTTGCGGGTTCACGATCTTCAGCATTCTCACGCTGGGGATCATCAACCTGGTGGAGCTCTTCATCGACGCGATTATCCCCAACGACTTCTTCAAGGAGATTGACGTCGCGGAGCAGATCAAGGAGCTCGACGGCAACTTCGGCGACTTCAACGAGTTCCGCTTCGACAACGACGAGGAGCTGCCTGACAAAAACATAGTCCTGGATTTCGCGCTGGATGACGTACAGATTGACATGGAGGGTATCGCTGCATCGGTGAAGGCGAAGTTCATTCCCACCATTCTCGATCCGGCCGCGGCGAATTTCCCCGGCACGCCGCTGACGCCGGCGCCGCTGCCCATCCCGCCGATCACCGACACGAGCGGTTTGCCGGCCAAGGGCATCACCGTGGGTGTCTCCGACGACGTGTTCAACCAGTTGCTCGCGACGCTGGTGAAGACGGGACAGCTCAAGACGGAATTCGTCGATCGTAAGGTGATCCAGAGCTTCCTGACGGAAGATTGCGACACGCTGCCGGACACCTTCCCGTTGTTCCGGCGGGCGCGCTGCATCGGCCGGACCAACGTGGAAGTCGACGGGATCTGCGATACGGAATACCCGGCACCGATTCTCGACGCCGGCAAGCGTACGGCGTGCAAGGACGAGCAGGAGAAGTACCGCCAGCGTCTGCTGATTCCGGGCACGGCCGTGCACATCATCGCGCGGCTGCTCAACCCGCCGAAGATCTTCATCGACGACGACCCGGCGACGCCCAATCGCGTCGAGTGCCTGTTCCGGTACGATCAGATCTCATTTGCGCTGATTGCCGACCGCGACGCGGACACGATGACGCTGAACGGATCGCCGGATACGGTCCCGGCGTGTCTGGGTCTTGATCCGTCGACGGTCACGGAATGCGCCCTGTGGCGATCGTGTTTGAACGTGGACGCGCGGATGTCGCTGGAGCGCGGCTCGTTCATGAAGCCGGACGGCAAGACCATTCCGAGCATTCTGATCGTGTTCGACTCGCTTTCCTACGATCTGAGCACGGGCGTGATCTGCGGCGGCGCCACGACCGAGCCGGACGACCTGGTTTCGGGTACGTTTGAACTGCCGCTCATGGACTTCCTGGCGGACAAGCTGCGGGAGAACACGCCGGAGCTCGCCACCGAGGGCCTGTCCTTCGGCGGGCACGCGACATTCTCCATCGACGCGGAGCTGATCTCCATCAGCAACAGCAGTTCGGACTTCGCCGACTACCTGGCGATCACGGCCGACATCGCGCCGGAATCGCCGTAG
- a CDS encoding transcriptional repressor, producing MTRARTIDQCLESFERSCREQGIRLTAQRRVIYEAVLRRDDHPTAEEVYRDVAPRLAGVSRATVYRVLEALVQLGVVTRACHPGGGARFDANMDQHHHLVCLQCGRVADIRDKSLDRLSLPDTGSMGFTVVDHHVQIRGLCRDCQASAVGGARGTTPSISSGAAGTRPKGSGPKKDKRKRIS from the coding sequence ATGACGCGGGCGAGGACGATTGATCAATGCCTCGAGTCTTTCGAGCGGTCCTGCCGGGAGCAGGGAATCCGCCTCACGGCGCAGCGCCGGGTCATCTACGAGGCCGTGCTGCGCCGGGATGACCATCCCACTGCCGAGGAAGTCTACCGCGACGTCGCCCCGAGGCTTGCCGGCGTGTCACGGGCGACGGTGTATCGGGTTCTGGAGGCGCTCGTGCAACTCGGCGTCGTCACACGGGCATGCCATCCCGGGGGCGGGGCGCGGTTCGACGCCAACATGGACCAGCACCATCACCTGGTCTGCCTCCAATGTGGAAGAGTAGCTGATATTCGCGACAAGTCGCTGGATCGCCTTTCGCTGCCGGACACGGGCTCCATGGGATTCACGGTTGTCGATCACCATGTGCAAATACGCGGGTTGTGCCGCGATTGTCAGGCGTCAGCGGTCGGGGGCGCCCGCGGCACAACCCCTTCAATTTCTTCCGGCGCCGCAGGAACGCGGCCGAAGGGCTCGGGCCCAAAGAAGGACAAGCGGAAGAGAATATCGTGA
- a CDS encoding amidohydrolase family protein: MKSPADANESVTLRARFLWTGDGPVIEGGAVTISGGRITGVGNRGATCSGAEEDFGEAVILPGLVNAHTHLELTHLAGRVRPAPDFIDWLRRIYRVTIASPIDDDAIRKSVAEGIARSLGAGVTALGDITRHPTVTRPVLAEHSLAGVSFGEITAVGKRRGLLPERLAAASIPGVARSEVVAGISPHAPYTVEPDAMRACADIARRDRLPVCVHVAETPFEEEFTRNAAGPFADYLRELHLWDEKIPASGCSPVELVERCGLLGRRTILAHANYVSDEDIARIAASSASVAYCPRTHAAFEHEPHRFREMMAAGITVAVGTDSLASNPTLSVLEEVRFLHQHHPDVIAETLLSMGTRMGSAALGLDGKTGFLSPGMRADLVVLPLAQGACAWTSILDVGAGEPLAVFLRGQCISRDERTPG, from the coding sequence GTGAAGAGTCCGGCTGACGCTAACGAGTCCGTGACGCTTCGGGCCCGATTTCTATGGACCGGTGACGGGCCGGTGATTGAGGGCGGCGCGGTTACGATTTCCGGGGGGCGGATTACTGGCGTCGGAAACCGCGGAGCGACGTGTTCGGGAGCCGAAGAAGATTTCGGCGAGGCGGTGATCCTGCCGGGCCTGGTCAACGCTCATACCCACCTCGAGTTGACGCATCTGGCCGGCCGTGTTCGGCCTGCTCCGGACTTTATCGATTGGCTGCGTCGAATCTACCGCGTGACCATTGCGTCGCCGATTGATGACGATGCGATCCGGAAGTCGGTGGCGGAAGGAATCGCCCGATCCCTGGGCGCGGGCGTCACGGCGCTGGGGGACATCACGCGACATCCAACCGTCACCCGGCCGGTGCTGGCGGAACACAGCTTGGCGGGAGTTTCCTTCGGCGAAATCACGGCCGTCGGAAAGCGGCGCGGATTGCTGCCGGAGCGACTGGCCGCTGCGTCGATACCGGGCGTGGCGAGATCAGAGGTTGTCGCAGGTATTTCTCCCCATGCGCCGTACACCGTGGAGCCGGATGCGATGCGGGCGTGCGCCGATATCGCCAGACGAGATCGACTTCCCGTCTGTGTTCACGTTGCGGAGACGCCGTTTGAGGAGGAATTTACGCGAAATGCCGCCGGGCCGTTTGCGGACTACCTCCGAGAGCTTCACTTGTGGGACGAGAAGATTCCCGCGTCAGGATGTTCGCCCGTGGAGCTGGTGGAGCGCTGCGGGTTGCTCGGCCGGCGAACGATCCTCGCTCACGCCAACTACGTTTCAGACGAGGACATCGCCCGGATCGCCGCAAGCAGCGCGAGCGTTGCGTATTGCCCACGCACACACGCCGCTTTCGAGCATGAGCCGCATCGCTTTCGGGAAATGATGGCTGCGGGGATTACCGTCGCCGTTGGCACCGACAGTCTCGCCTCGAATCCCACCCTCTCCGTGCTGGAAGAGGTGCGCTTCCTGCATCAACATCATCCTGACGTTATCGCGGAGACGTTGCTGAGCATGGGAACGCGAATGGGCTCGGCCGCGCTGGGCCTGGATGGCAAGACCGGATTCCTTTCGCCCGGCATGCGTGCGGACTTGGTGGTGTTGCCGCTGGCGCAGGGGGCCTGCGCATGGACTTCGATTCTGGACGTCGGCGCCGGGGAGCCGCTTGCGGTCTTCCTTCGAGGGCAGTGTATTTCACGCGATGAAAGAACTCCGGGTTGA